One window of Chryseobacterium sp. JJR-5R genomic DNA carries:
- a CDS encoding TaqI-like C-terminal specificity domain-containing protein: MLRGRDIKRYSFEFADKWLICATKDIVNTDIPNRYSAICRHLERYKGKGKLGDNSTTKVFNRPWWSLMQEPTGYWDDFSREKMMYPNMTKFLPFYLDNKGYMQNDKSFMITGKTLAYLTAFLNSSLFKYCFIDNFPELQGGTREIRKIFLSKIPVLQVSEETNQKFKNLVNEIQLKKENAEFTRDCELKIDELIFDLYNLTELERKEIGFIEIL; encoded by the coding sequence ATTTTACGTGGCAGAGACATTAAAAGATATAGTTTTGAATTTGCCGATAAATGGTTAATTTGTGCTACAAAAGACATTGTGAATACTGATATACCAAATAGATATTCAGCAATTTGCCGGCATTTGGAACGTTATAAAGGTAAAGGAAAGTTAGGAGATAATTCAACTACCAAAGTTTTCAATCGTCCGTGGTGGAGTTTAATGCAAGAACCAACTGGTTATTGGGACGATTTTTCTCGTGAAAAAATGATGTATCCAAATATGACAAAATTCTTACCATTTTATTTAGACAATAAAGGTTATATGCAAAATGACAAATCATTTATGATAACAGGAAAAACGTTAGCATATCTTACAGCTTTTCTAAATTCTTCATTATTTAAATACTGTTTTATTGATAATTTCCCAGAATTGCAAGGAGGAACAAGAGAAATAAGAAAAATATTTCTTTCAAAAATACCAGTTCTCCAAGTATCTGAAGAAACAAATCAAAAATTTAAAAATTTAGTTAATGAAATTCAGCTAAAAAAGGAAAATGCTGAATTTACTAGAGATTGCGAATTAAAAATTGATGAACTAATTTTTGATTTATATAATCTTACAGAATTAGAAAGAAAAGAAATAGGTTTTATTGAGATTTTATAA
- a CDS encoding master DNA invertase Mpi family serine-type recombinase: MIYGYIRVSTDKQTVENQRFEINHFCQSQETVVNKWIEETISGAKSVDDRKLGKLLKKMKKGDVLICSELSRLGRNLLMIMGILNECMNRDIQVWTIKDNYRLGSDISSKVLAFAFGLSAEIERNLISQRTKEALARKRAEGVILGRPKGSKSAKTKLTGQEKKIQDLLDRKVSYSAIGRILGVHRLTVSSFVNNQQQLVKH, from the coding sequence ATGATTTACGGTTACATTAGGGTAAGTACAGACAAGCAGACAGTAGAAAACCAAAGATTTGAAATCAATCATTTCTGCCAAAGTCAGGAGACAGTCGTGAACAAATGGATTGAAGAAACGATTTCCGGAGCAAAAAGTGTTGATGACAGAAAGTTAGGCAAGCTACTAAAAAAAATGAAAAAAGGAGATGTTCTTATTTGTTCAGAGCTTTCCCGTTTAGGAAGAAACTTATTGATGATTATGGGAATTCTTAATGAATGTATGAACCGTGATATTCAGGTATGGACAATCAAGGATAATTATCGATTGGGAAGCGATATAAGCTCAAAGGTTTTGGCGTTTGCCTTTGGTTTATCAGCAGAAATTGAAAGAAATTTGATATCACAACGAACTAAAGAAGCTTTAGCCAGAAAAAGGGCGGAGGGTGTTATATTAGGTCGTCCAAAAGGAAGTAAATCTGCAAAGACAAAATTAACAGGTCAGGAAAAAAAGATACAGGATTTGTTAGACCGTAAAGTTTCTTATTCTGCAATTGGAAGGATACTCGGAGTTCATCGGTTGACTGTAAGTAGCTTTGTTAATAATCAACAGCAGTTAGTTAAGCATTGA
- a CDS encoding helix-turn-helix transcriptional regulator, with product MQEYSNEEIDALGLQIGCIVRVERLRQKISQESLGLLIGSNKTTIGRLERYEHSTSWKILFKVCQSLKIEYNSLFTLQSLDYVLHVIKESFNLEEKLTAEKELFYKNLEIEVKEKFNKTK from the coding sequence ATGCAAGAATATAGTAATGAAGAAATTGACGCATTAGGTTTACAGATAGGCTGTATAGTAAGAGTTGAAAGACTTAGACAAAAAATATCCCAAGAGAGTCTCGGCCTTTTGATCGGATCGAATAAGACCACTATTGGCAGATTGGAGAGATATGAGCATTCTACAAGTTGGAAAATATTATTTAAAGTCTGTCAGTCACTAAAAATCGAATACAATTCCCTATTTACATTGCAATCATTGGATTATGTCCTACATGTAATTAAGGAATCTTTTAACTTAGAAGAAAAGCTTACTGCTGAAAAAGAATTATTTTACAAGAACTTAGAAATTGAAGTAAAAGAAAAATTTAATAAAACTAAATAA
- a CDS encoding TonB-dependent receptor produces MKIILQTPVLFFCFVSGATSMLGAQNKITKDTVGVQAIDEIVISASRTSESIMKSPVSIESVNSLHFKNSASPSFFDALENVKGVQMLVPSLGFKIINTRGFANTTNVRFTQLVDGFDNQAPHIGAPIGNAMGPGDLDIERVEIIPGTASALYGLNSVNGLANFITKDPFVYRGITVQQKAGVNHLNSNASDVTLFTENSIRIAEKLSDRFAVKLNGTFTKGSDWIADDRTDLNPSANANLGIAGGVDNPAYDPVNGYGNESSNRRTLTLAGRRYVVARTGYSEKDLTDYNIQNIKADISLHYKIRPKTLLTYTYRFADLDNVYQRANRFVLKDYIVQQHSVELKNDIFQIKAFLTTENTGKSFNLRSAAENLDRSFKSDNVWYNDYAAAFNSATANPGTGIAQALNQARAVADDGRLQPGTALFKSAVDRLADINNWDEGAALRVRDQLLHAEGQLDVSNLLGPDFKKNTGLDLLIGADYQSYIIDPDGNYFINPAQGRSFDTFSYGKTGSFVQAGKNMFQGLLKLSATLRADKNDYFDVTFNPRIAAVVAPSKEQSIRMSFQSGSRFPSIFEAFSNVNSGGVKRVGGLRIMSNGVFENAYLRSSIDGFQAAVTSDFNSGTALSEAIEQRKYLLVKNTYTYLNPEHINSFEAGYKGFFLQRNLKVDADFYFNKYDNFIAQVEMNVPNTTDPSLIPTYLNDRSKQSRYRMYTNSQSRVYNFGASLGLSYLFWNHYTFSGNVSYARLSRTENNDGFEDGFNTPEWTGNVSFSGENLFQGIGFSVSYRQQSSFYWRSFLVNGNVKPYGTLDAQISYDLSQAKMSVKIGATNLTNTYYNSFLGGPSIGGFYYTAVTYKL; encoded by the coding sequence ATGAAAATAATTTTACAAACGCCTGTACTGTTTTTCTGTTTTGTTTCCGGGGCAACATCGATGCTGGGCGCACAGAATAAAATTACAAAGGATACAGTAGGAGTCCAGGCAATAGATGAGATCGTTATATCCGCTTCCCGCACCTCCGAAAGCATTATGAAGTCTCCCGTTAGTATCGAGTCCGTTAACAGCCTTCATTTTAAAAACAGTGCATCACCTTCATTTTTTGATGCGCTTGAAAATGTAAAGGGCGTACAGATGCTGGTTCCCAGTTTAGGTTTTAAGATAATCAATACACGCGGTTTTGCCAATACCACCAATGTAAGGTTCACACAGCTGGTAGACGGTTTTGATAACCAGGCGCCTCATATCGGAGCCCCTATCGGTAATGCCATGGGGCCCGGCGATCTGGATATTGAACGGGTTGAGATCATTCCCGGGACTGCTTCGGCACTGTATGGCCTGAATTCCGTCAACGGCCTGGCAAACTTTATAACCAAAGACCCCTTTGTCTACCGTGGTATAACGGTACAGCAAAAAGCCGGCGTCAATCATCTCAACAGCAATGCTTCGGATGTCACGCTGTTTACCGAAAACAGCATCCGGATTGCTGAAAAACTGTCCGACCGCTTCGCTGTTAAACTGAACGGTACGTTCACCAAAGGCTCTGACTGGATTGCTGATGACAGAACGGACCTGAATCCTTCCGCCAATGCCAACCTGGGTATTGCCGGAGGCGTGGACAATCCCGCTTACGATCCTGTAAACGGCTATGGAAACGAATCTTCCAACCGCCGTACGCTCACACTTGCCGGCAGGCGCTATGTGGTGGCACGGACAGGATACAGTGAAAAAGACCTCACGGATTACAACATACAGAATATCAAGGCAGATATCAGCCTGCATTATAAGATAAGGCCCAAAACGCTTTTGACCTACACCTATCGTTTTGCTGACCTGGACAATGTCTATCAGCGGGCCAACCGATTTGTACTGAAGGATTATATCGTTCAGCAACATTCGGTTGAGCTTAAAAATGATATTTTTCAGATCAAGGCGTTTCTGACCACCGAGAATACGGGGAAATCATTTAACCTCCGGTCTGCAGCGGAGAACCTGGATCGCAGCTTCAAGTCAGACAATGTCTGGTACAATGATTATGCAGCAGCATTTAACAGCGCAACAGCAAACCCGGGCACCGGTATCGCTCAGGCTCTCAACCAGGCCCGTGCCGTGGCTGATGACGGCAGGCTGCAGCCGGGGACCGCTTTATTTAAAAGTGCGGTTGACCGGCTGGCAGATATCAATAACTGGGATGAAGGCGCGGCGCTTCGGGTAAGGGATCAATTGCTGCATGCCGAAGGCCAGCTGGATGTCAGCAATCTGCTTGGGCCTGATTTTAAAAAGAACACCGGGCTGGATCTCCTGATCGGTGCCGATTATCAATCGTACATTATTGATCCTGACGGGAACTATTTTATCAATCCGGCTCAGGGCAGATCCTTTGATACCTTTAGCTATGGCAAAACAGGCAGTTTTGTGCAGGCAGGCAAAAATATGTTTCAGGGCCTGTTGAAATTATCAGCCACCCTGCGCGCCGATAAGAATGATTATTTTGATGTTACATTTAATCCGAGAATTGCCGCCGTGGTCGCGCCTTCCAAAGAACAGAGTATCAGGATGTCGTTTCAAAGCGGATCAAGATTCCCGAGTATCTTCGAGGCATTTTCCAATGTCAACAGCGGCGGGGTAAAAAGGGTAGGCGGACTGAGAATTATGTCAAACGGCGTATTTGAGAATGCTTACCTCCGCAGTTCCATCGATGGTTTTCAGGCAGCAGTGACAAGCGATTTTAACAGCGGAACGGCACTATCCGAGGCTATTGAACAGCGGAAGTATCTTCTCGTTAAAAACACATACACTTACCTGAATCCGGAACACATCAACTCTTTTGAAGCAGGGTATAAAGGGTTTTTTCTGCAGAGAAATTTAAAGGTGGATGCCGATTTTTATTTTAATAAATATGATAACTTCATCGCACAGGTCGAAATGAATGTGCCTAATACAACGGACCCCTCTCTCATTCCAACTTATCTTAATGACAGAAGTAAGCAGAGCCGCTACAGGATGTATACCAACTCGCAGAGCAGGGTCTACAACTTCGGAGCCAGCTTGGGTCTTTCGTATCTGTTCTGGAACCATTACACCTTCAGTGGCAATGTTTCGTATGCCAGGCTGAGCCGTACCGAAAACAATGACGGCTTTGAAGATGGCTTTAACACACCCGAATGGACGGGGAATGTTTCTTTTTCCGGAGAAAACCTCTTTCAGGGTATTGGTTTCAGCGTTTCTTACAGACAGCAAAGCAGTTTTTACTGGAGGTCTTTTTTAGTGAACGGGAACGTAAAACCGTATGGAACACTGGATGCTCAGATCAGTTATGATTTAAGCCAGGCAAAAATGAGTGTAAAAATAGGCGCGACCAACCTGACTAATACATACTACAATTCTTTTTTAGGCGGTCCTTCTATCGGAGGTTTTTATTATACCGCCGTTACTTATAAATTATGA
- a CDS encoding cation diffusion facilitator family transporter yields the protein MANNRKSIYSALAANLLIALTKFIAGAFTNSSSMISEGIHSTVDTTNQLLLLYGLQKSRKPADESHPFGYGKELYFWSFVVSILIFGLGGALSVYQGILHILEPEVMKDPFWNYIVLVLSLIFESTSLFIAVKEFNKTRNGLKWWDAIIKSKDPASFLVVFEDGAAVAGLIVVMVLMGISHTFQIPELDGLASIIVGLILVFVSFILARESRSLLMGEGIAPETREKIAKLAEKDAAVVRTKNILSTYQSPEEVVLMLIIDFEDHLDTEEITEAIKRIRENIKKEFPLVHFVIIQPE from the coding sequence ATGGCCAATAATCGTAAATCAATTTATAGCGCACTTGCCGCCAACCTGCTGATTGCATTGACAAAGTTTATTGCAGGGGCATTCACGAACAGTTCTTCCATGATCTCTGAAGGGATCCACTCCACTGTTGATACCACTAACCAGCTGTTATTATTGTATGGATTGCAAAAGAGCAGGAAACCGGCAGATGAATCCCATCCTTTCGGTTATGGCAAGGAATTGTATTTCTGGTCTTTTGTTGTTTCTATCTTGATATTTGGTCTTGGTGGCGCATTATCCGTTTACCAGGGGATCTTACATATTCTGGAACCTGAAGTGATGAAAGACCCGTTCTGGAACTATATCGTTCTGGTTCTTTCCTTAATTTTCGAAAGCACTTCTTTGTTTATTGCCGTAAAAGAATTCAATAAAACCCGGAATGGACTGAAATGGTGGGATGCGATCATTAAAAGCAAGGACCCGGCAAGCTTTCTCGTTGTTTTTGAAGACGGCGCAGCGGTGGCAGGCCTTATCGTTGTTATGGTATTGATGGGAATCAGCCATACCTTCCAGATCCCTGAACTTGATGGCCTCGCCTCAATCATTGTAGGATTGATACTGGTGTTTGTTTCTTTTATCCTGGCCAGAGAGAGCAGAAGCTTACTGATGGGTGAAGGAATAGCCCCCGAAACGAGGGAGAAAATTGCGAAGCTGGCTGAAAAAGATGCTGCGGTGGTCAGAACAAAAAATATACTCTCCACTTACCAGTCACCCGAAGAAGTAGTATTGATGCTCATTATCGATTTTGAAGACCATCTTGATACTGAAGAGATCACCGAAGCCATTAAGCGTATTCGTGAAAATATAAAAAAAGAATTTCCACTGGTTCATTTTGTCATTATTCAGCCGGAATAA
- a CDS encoding helix-turn-helix domain-containing protein, whose translation MEQEFDLVKDCSQKILAISDTMEILNGKWKMSIIACLCYKPMRYSELLKEVKGISGKMLSRELKDLEINELIERHVLNTAPVAVEYQITDYGKSLKQLTNTIADWGFIHRHRIISGMKTKTEKKS comes from the coding sequence ATGGAACAGGAATTTGATCTGGTAAAGGATTGCAGCCAGAAAATACTTGCAATCAGTGATACGATGGAAATTTTAAACGGTAAATGGAAAATGTCGATTATCGCATGTCTGTGCTATAAGCCGATGCGGTATTCTGAACTGCTGAAAGAAGTCAAGGGAATTTCCGGCAAAATGCTCAGCCGTGAATTAAAGGATTTGGAGATCAATGAATTGATCGAGCGCCATGTCCTGAATACGGCACCTGTTGCGGTGGAATATCAAATAACGGATTACGGAAAATCACTCAAACAGCTCACGAACACAATAGCAGATTGGGGATTTATCCATAGGCATCGTATTATTTCGGGAATGAAGACCAAAACTGAAAAAAAATCATAA
- a CDS encoding nitroreductase family protein produces MELIKNLKWRYAVKKYSDKQVSEDKIGQIVEAINLTASSCGIQPYRLFVITSPEVRQKLGEGSFNAQIHASSHLLVFAGFNEITAGYIRDYVEMMEQQRNLESGALNVLKDTLIDYFSVQTPGQNVIWSDKQAYIGLGTALIAAAELKVDATPMEGFDPKLFDDVLGLSEKGLHASVILSLGYRDEANDFLASMPKVRLPGNEFSIRID; encoded by the coding sequence ATGGAATTAATCAAAAACCTGAAATGGCGTTATGCCGTCAAAAAATATTCAGATAAGCAGGTGAGTGAAGATAAAATCGGTCAGATTGTCGAAGCAATCAATCTTACCGCCTCTTCTTGCGGAATACAGCCCTACCGGCTGTTTGTCATCACCAGCCCTGAAGTAAGGCAAAAGCTGGGAGAAGGATCGTTCAATGCACAGATTCATGCTTCTTCTCATTTGCTGGTCTTTGCCGGATTTAATGAAATAACCGCCGGTTATATTAGAGATTATGTTGAAATGATGGAACAGCAGCGAAATTTGGAAAGCGGAGCGTTAAATGTATTGAAGGATACGCTGATCGATTATTTCTCTGTCCAGACACCCGGACAAAATGTAATCTGGTCAGACAAACAGGCATATATTGGTCTGGGTACAGCCCTGATTGCTGCTGCAGAGCTTAAAGTGGATGCCACACCTATGGAAGGGTTTGATCCGAAACTGTTCGACGATGTTTTAGGCCTTTCTGAAAAGGGTCTTCACGCTTCTGTTATCTTATCATTAGGCTACCGGGATGAAGCCAATGATTTTCTGGCTTCCATGCCGAAAGTCCGTTTACCCGGCAATGAATTTTCCATCAGAATAGATTAG